DNA sequence from the Cronobacter turicensis z3032 genome:
TCTGGTGATTGACGATCATCCGCTGACGTTTGGCGATTATTCGTTTCGCAGCCAGCGGATCCGCATGATTTTCCAGGACCCCTCGACATCGCTCAACCCGCGCCAGCGGATTTCGCAGATTCTCGACTTCCCGCTGCGGCTCAATACCGATCTGGAACCGGAAGCGCGCGCGAAACGCATTAAAGAGACGCTGCGCATGGTCGGCCTGCTGCCCGATCACGTGAGCTACTATCCGCATATGCTGGCGCCGGGTCAGAAGCAGCGTCTGGGCCTGGCGCGCGCGCTGATCCTGCGCCCGAAAGTGATTATCGCCGACGAGGCGCTGGCGTCGCTCGATATGTCGATGCGTTCGCAGTTAATCAACCTGATGCTGGAATTACAGGAAAAACAGGGTATCTCTTATATTTATGTGACCCAGCACATCGGCATGATGAAACACATCAGCGATCAGGTGATGGTGATGCATCAGGGCGAAGTGGTGGAGCGCGGCAGCACAGCCGATGTTCTCGCCTCGCCGCTGCACGATTTAACCAAACGGCTTATCGCCAGTCATTTCGGCGAAGCCTTAACCGCCGACGCCTGGCGGAAAGACCGCTAATCCGCCATCTGTAGTGGTCGGATTAACTCCTCCGGCGAGTCATGCTAGAATCGCCGCGTTTTAACGACGGCTGGCGTTTTCGGCCTGCCGCCATAACAATGACGATAAGGATTAAAAGCTATGGGTTTTCTTACCGGTAAGCGCATTCTGGTGACTGGCGTAGCCAGCAAACTGTCCATCGCGTACGGTATCGCACAGGCTATGCACCGTGAAGGGGCTGAACTGGCGTTCACCTACCAGAACGACAAGCTGAAAGGCCGCGTGGAAGAGTTTGCCGCTCAACTGGACTCCAGCATCGTGCTGCCGTGTGACGTTGCGGAAGATGAAAGCATCGACGCGCTGTTCACCGAGCTTGCCAAAGTCTGGCCGAAATTTGACGGTTTCGTACACTCCATCGGTTTCGCGCCGGCCGACCAGCTGGATGGCGACTACGTTAACGCCGTGACCCGTGAAGGCTTCAAAATCGCGCACGACATCAGCGCATACAGCTTTGTGGCAATGGCGAAAGCGTGCCGCTCTATGCTGAACCCGAACGCGGCGCTGCTGACCCTCTCCTACCTGGGCGCAGAACGCGCTATCCCGAACTACAACGTGATGGGTCTGGCGAAAGCGTCTCTGGAAGCCAACGTACGCTACATGGCGAACGCGATGGGTCCGGACGGCGTGCGCGTTAACGCCATCTCCGCAGGCCCGATCCGCACGCTCGCGGCTTCCGGCATTAAAGATTTCCGTAAGATGCTGGCGCACTGCGAAGCGGTCACCCCGATCCGTCGCACTGTCACCATCGAAGACGTGGGTAACTCCGCCGCGTTCCTGTGCTCCGACCTTTCCGGCGGTATCACCGGTGAAGTGGTTCACGTTGACGGCGGCTTCAGCATCGCTGCGATGAATGAGCTGGAACTGAAATAATCCTCCGGCTTCTCGCCAAAGGGCAGGTTTTCAACCTGCCCTTTTTATTTATGCCTTTCTGATATTTGTTATCACCGAACAATCTTTTATCGCCGTGACGTGTTACGCCAGGATAGTTGTGCGTGACTTGCCCGGCGCTGCGCATTGTTTCCGCTGTTCCGGGCGCTCATTTTCAGACAAGGAACGACCATGGAACAACGCCGCCTTACCGGCAAAAGCCACTGGTATCATGAAACCCAGTCCAGCCTCTGTCCGGCAGATCCGCTGCCGTTAGTTCCCGAAGCCGCAAAGGTGGAGGACCGTTTTCTGCTCGACCTGCCGCTGGACGACGTGAACATCGCCGCCCATGCGCCCTGGTGCGACGCCGCGCGTGCGCTTATCCCTTCCCTGCTACCTGATAAACACGACGTCACCCGCCTGCATACGCTCAGCGTGTATGACCGCCTCAGCACCGCGCTGACCGTAGCCCAGGTCTGCGGCGTGCAGCGACTGTGCAACCATTACGCCGCCCGTCTGGCGCCAGAGCCGGGGCCAGATTCGTCGCGCGAAAGCAACCGCCGCCTGACGCTGCTTACGCAAACCGCGCGCCAGCTCGCCAGCTCGCCGACGCTTATCGACAGCGCGGCGCGGACACAACTGGAAGACGCCGGGCTGTCGGTGCATGACATCGTCACCTTTACGCAGATTATCGGCTTCGTGGGCTTTCAGGCCCGCGCGGTCGCCCTGTTGCAGGCGCAGCCCGGCCAGCCAGCGCGCTGGTTGCCCGGTATCGATATGCAGCAGGATGCGCCCGCGTCGCTTTTCACCGCGCACGAACCCCGCTGGCAACCCGATCTCCCCACGCTCGAAATGGGCTGGGCCAGCGCCGAACAGCAGGCGGCCTACAATGCGGCGCTTGACGAACCGCTGCTGCAACCGCTGCTCTCCCTGCTGGCGCATGACGCCTGCGCGCTGCAGGGCCTCGCCGCCCTGCTCGCCTCGCTTCGCGGACACGAAATCACGCCTGACGCCGCGCTGGTGGCCCTGGTGTCGGCGCGCATCAACGGCAGCGTCAGTTGCTTTGATGAGGCCGCGCTGCGCCTGCGCGACGCACCCGGGCTTGCGGATGCGGCGCGCAACGGCGAACGGGCGCTGCTCGCCTGGAGCCATAACCACCAGAGCGCGCGCGCCATTATCCAGGCGATGCAGATGCTGACCCGCGCGCCGGCGCGGTTTGGCCACGCCCAGCTTGAGCCGCTGACAGACGCCGGTTTTGACGCGCAGACGGCGCTACGTCTGCTCGCCTGGGGCAGCGTTTGCGGCTGGGTAAATCGTCTGCGCCTCGGCCTTGGCGTCACGACCCAGCCCGCAGCGGTCTAAAGAGCGCTTGCCGGGAGGCGCGCAATCGCGTAAAACTGTCAGCCGCTCTTTTGGCCACGAAAATTCGACACTATGTTTCAGGATAACCCGCTGCTTGCGCAGCTTAAACAGCAACTGCATTCCCAGACGCCGCGCGCCGAAGGGGTAGTAAAAGCCACGGAAAAAGGTTTTGGTTTCCTTGAGGTTGACGCGCAGAAAAGCTACTTCATTCCGCCTCCGCAGATGAAGAAAGTGATGCACGGCGATCGCGTCATTGCCGTTATCCATACGGAAAAGGAAAAAGAATCCGCCGAGCCCGAAGAGCTTATCGAACCCTTCCTGACCCGCTTTGTGGGCCGGGTACAAAAGAAAGACGATCGTCTCTCTATCGTTCCCGATCATCCGCTGCTGAAAGACGCCATCCCGTGCCGCGCTGAACGCGGCGTCAGCCATGATTTCCAGAATGGCGACTGGGCGGTGGCGGAGATGCGCCGTCATCCGCTGAAAGGCGATCGCGGCTTTTACGCGGAACTGACCCAGTTTATTACCTTCGGCGACGACCATTTCGTGCCGTGGTGGGTGACGCTCGCACGCCATAATCTTGAGCGCGAAGCGCCGGACGGCGTGGCGACCGAGATGCTTGATGAAAACCTGACGCGTGAAGATTTAACCGCGCTCGATTTCGTCACCATCGACAGCGCCAGCACCGAAGATATGGACGATGCGCTGTACGTTGAAACGCTGGATGGCGACCGCCTGCAACTGACCGTTGCGATTGCCGATCCAACCGCGTGGATCGCCGAAGGCAGCAAGCTCGACAATATTGCCAAAGTGCGCGCATTCACCAACTACCTGCCGGGCTTTAACATCCCGATGCTCCCGCGCGAACTTTCCGACGATCTCTGCTCGCTGCGTGAAGGCGTACAGCGCCCGGCGCTGGTGTGCCGCATGATTATCGACGCGGAAGGCGCTATCAGCGATGAGATCCACTTCTTCGCCGCGACCATCGAATCGAAAGCCAAGCTGGCGTATGACGACGTCTCCAACTGGCTGGAAGAAAAAGGCGACTGGCAGCCGGGCAGCGAGGCGATCGCCGCGCAGATCCGTCTGCTACAGCAGATTTGCCAGCGCCGCAGCGCCTGGCGTGTGAAAAACGCGCTGGTGTTTAAAGACCGTCCGGATTACCGCTTCGTACTGGGCGAAAAAGGCGAAGTGCTGGATATCATTGCCGAGCCGCGCCGCATCGCTAACCGTATCGTTGAAGAATCCATGATCGCCGCGAATATCTGCGCCGCGCGCGTGCTGCGCGACAAGCTGGGCTTCGGCGTTTATAACGTGCACGCGGGCTTCGATCCGGCCAGCACCGAACAGCTGGCGACGCTGCTGCAAAGCCACGGCATGCACGTGGATGCCAGTGACGTGCTGACCCTGCCAGGCTTCTGCAAGCTGCGCCGTGAGCTCGATGCGCAGCCGTCCGGTTTCCTCGACAGCCGTATTCGCCGCTTCCAGTCATTTGCGGAAATCAGCACCGAGCCAGGCCCGCACTTTGGCCTGGGCCTTGAAGCTTACGCGACCTGGACCTCGCCGATTCGTAAATATGGCGATATGGTCAACCACCGTCTGCTGAAAGCCATCATCAAAGGCGAAAGTGCTGCGCGTCCGCAGGAAGAGTCCACCGTGCAGATGGCAGAGCGCCGTCGTCTCAACCGCATGGCGGAGCGCGATGTGGGCGACTGGCTGTATGCCCGTTTCCTGAAAGACAAAGCCGGTACCGATACCCGCTTCGCGGCGGAAATTATCGATGTCAGCCGCGGCGGCATGCGCGTGCGTCTGGTGGATAACGGCGCGGTCGCCTTTATTCCGGCGCCGTTCCTGCACGCGGTACGTGATGAACTGGTATGCAGCCAGGAAAACGGCACCGTACAGATTAAAGGCGAAACCGTTTATAAGGTCACCGACGTTATCGACGTGACCATCGCCGAAGTGCGTATGGAAACCCGCAGCGTGATCGCACGCCCGGTCGCCTGACCCTCCACTCCCCGGCCCCGCCGGGGAGTTCTTCTTCTCTCCCGTTTCGTTTCCTCCTCTGTGTGAGCGCGCACATTTTTCCCGTTTCACTTGGGCATTTTTCTAAAAAACGATCACACTAACAGAGTGCGTCGTAATTTAACGCTTTGAGAATTAAGCGAAATGGCCGTGACCGCACCGGGTCTGCCGCCTTCGCCAAAATATATTCCCGTAAAAACAATTGTTTTGCCTCTTATTGCCGGCAGAGTCCGGCTGTGCCGTTTGCGCAGCACCTGGTGTGGGTTCGGGAGAGAGCATGAAAGACGACCTGGATAATAATCTGCTGTACCGCTACTGCGGCGCCACCAGCCCTTTCTGGCGCCTGCCGCTGGACAGCAATGCGCTACAGCTTGCCGCCAGCGAAGAGGCCGTCACCAGCCACGTGGTGCCGCTGACGCCGGAGCAGGCCGCGCAGATCCGTACCATGAGTGTGATTACCTCAAGCGTCACGCTCTCGTTATCGCTGTTTGGCGAACTGGTGCCGGTGCATCTGGTGGGACGTAAGGTCTCGCGCAAGGAGTGGGCTGGCACGGCCTCGGCATGGCACGACACCACTTCCGTGGCGCGCGATCTGGTGCAGGGGCTCTCCTTCGCCGAACAGGTGGTGTCTGAAGCCAATTCAGTCATCGTTATTCTCGACCGCCACGGCAATATCCAGCGTTTTAACCGGTTGAGCGAAGAGTATACCGGCCTGAAAGAACAGGAAGTGATCGGGCAGAATGTCTTTACGCTGTTTATGTCTCCCGCTGAAGCCTCCGCCTCACGTCGCAACGTCACAGGTTTTTTTCGCAACGGCAGCTCGTATGAGGTCGAACGCTGGATCAAAACCCGCAAGGGCCAGCGGCTGTTTCTGTTTCGCAATAAGTTTGTCCACAGCGGCAGCGGGCGAAACGAAATATTCCTGATTTGCTCCGGCACCGACATTACCGAAGAGCGTCGCGCGCAGGAGCGTCTGCGCGTGCTTGCCAATACTGACGCCATCACCGGCCTGCCCAACCGCAACGCTATCCATGAGATGATAAGCGACGCCATCGCTAAACGCGGCGAAACCCAGGTGGGCATCGTTTATCTCGATCTCGATAACTTTAAAAAGGTCAACGATGCCTACGGACATATGTTCGGCGACCAGTTACTCCAGGCGGTGTCGCTCGCCATTCTAAGCTGCCTTGAGAAAGATCAGGTGCTGGCGCGGCTCGGCGGCGACGAGTTTATCGTGATGGCGACCGATACGTCCCAGGCGGCGCTGGAGGCGATGTCGTCGCGGATCATCACCCGGCTGAAGCATCCGTTTCGTATCGGGCTGATTGAGGTCTATACCGGTTGCTCGCTCGGGATTGCGCTGGCGCCGCAGCATGGCGACGATCGTGAGAGTGTGATCCGCAACGCCGACACGGCAATGTACACCGCCAAAGAGAACGGACGCGGCAAATTTTGCGTCTTCTGCCCGGAGATGAATCAGCGGGTGTTTGAGTATCTCTGGCTCGACACCAACCTGCGCAAAGCGCTGGAGAAAAATCAGCTGGTTATCCACTATCAGCCCAAAATAACGGCCAGCGGCGAGGTGGACAGCCTGGAAGCGCTGGTGCGCTGGCAGTCGCCGGAGCGGGGCCTGATCCCGCCGCTCGATTTTATCTCCTATGCCGAAGAGTCCGGGCTTATCGTGCCGCTGGGGCGCTGGGTGATGCTGGACGTGGTGCGCCAGGTGGCGAAGTGGCGCGATGACGGCATGCTGTTGCGGGTCGCGGTGAACGTCTCGGCGCGCCAGCTGGCCGACCAGACGCTGATAAGCGATCTGCGCCAGGCGCTTGCCGATATGCACTTCACCCGCAGCCCAATTGACGTCGAGATCACGGAAAGCTGTCTGATTGATAACGCCGACCTGGCGCTGTCGGTAATTGGCGCGTTCAGCGCGCTGGGCGCGCAGGTGCATCTGGACGATTTCGGCACCGGGTATTCGTCCCTCTCGCAGCTGGCGCGGTTTCCGCTGGATGCCATTAAGCTCGATCAAAGCTTTGTGCGCGATATCCATAAGCAGCCAGTATCGCAGTCGCTCGTGCATGCCATCGTCGCGGTAGCGAAGGCGCTCGATTTGAAAGTGATCGCTGAAGGTGTGGAGAGTGAAGAGGAAGATGCGTTTCTGACGCAAAACGGCGTCGATCAGCGCCAGGGATTTTTATTCGCCCGCCCAATGACCGCGAGTGAGCTTGAGCGCTGGTATCAACACTATCGCAAAGGGAAACAGACGCCGTAAACGGCGTCTGAGGTCATGGCCGTTAGCCTGCTTTACGCAGCGCCGCGGCGGTATGGCGGTTTTGCAGCAGGATCAGGCGCTCCATGTAGCCCACATCTTTCGGCTCCAGGCTGAACGCCGCGTCCACCCAGTCTTCGGTGATTTCCATCAGCTCATTACGCGAAAGCCGCAGCACGCGCTGGCGCGCGCGAAGCATCGCCCTCACCCCGTTAAGGCGTGGTTTCAGAGTATCGATAAACGTTCGCGTCGCCACAAACCCCTGGCCTGGCTCAAAGAGCTGATCCACCAGCCCCTGTGGCTGATACCACTCGGCGGTGTGAGATTCGCCCTGCCAGATGAGCTCCTCGGCGAGCCGCATCCCGGCGCGCCTTGTCACCAGCGAATAGCCGCCCATGCCGGGGAAGAGATTAAACGCGATCTCCGGGAACCCCATGCGGGCGTCACGCTGGGCCAGCACAAAATGGTGCGCCAGCGCCGCCTCGAAACCACCGCCGAGCGCGCTGCCTTCCACCATCGCAAGGCTAATGGCGCCGCAGTCAAACCCGCGCGAGGCGGCGTGTACGCAATCCACGCAGGCGCGTGCATAGGCGCGCAGCGCTTCGCGTTTGCCGTTGCGAATGCAGTCGACGAAAAACTGCAAATCGCCGCCGGTGTTATACATGCCGGGAACCAGCGAGCCGGTGACCCAGAAATCCACCTCCAGCCTGGCCTCCTGCACCAGATAGCTGAGGTTCATTATCTCTTCGATAAGAACATGGTTAAAACACGGACGCGGCTGGGCCCGCAACATCATCCAGATAATGCGGCGTTCTTCCTCGTAAAAGCCGGAAAGCTGAGTAAAACGCGCTGTATCGGTAAAGAGTTTGCAGGTCGATTGGTTGAATACTGACATAGTCTTTCCTCATGTAAGTTAACGCGTTATGCGCAGGATCAGACTAATTCACAGCAGCGTTTCGCACGGGGAGCCGGCCTGTTTTATAACCATAATTTATCTTTTAAAGCGAAATGATTGATTCTGGTGGCGTATTAAGAGAGCCGCCCGCTTCTCTTTAACGCCGCTTTTCTGCATCATGGGCCTGTATCAACCGTAAAAAGGAAGCATTATGCCGACAGTAAATCCGCAGCAGCTGGCTGACCGTATCGATACCGTTCTGGATATTCTGGTGGCGGGCGATTACCACTCCGCCATCCACAATCTGGAAATTCTGAAGGCGGAACTGCTGGCGCTGGGCCAGCAGGGAGAAGAACCGGGGGATAAGAAAGAAAAGGCGCCCTGGGAGATCTGACGCCTGAAAGTGCTTACAGGCTGAGCGTCCCGAACGCCTGTTGCCATTCGCGCCCGAAACCATCAACCGCCGCCGCGACGGCGGGCGTATTCAGTAACTGATCGGCGACATCCACGGGCAGCGTGATCGACTGACACCCCGCCAGCAGACAGCCGAGCGCCTGCTGCGGCGTGCGAAAGCTTGCCGCCAGCACTTTTGATTGCGGCGCGTGCAGCGTCAGCAGTTCCTGCAACTCGCTGACCGTCGCCACGCCGTCACCGCCCTGCGCATCCAGACGATTCACATAAGGCGCGACATATTCCGCCCCTGCCAGCGCCGCCATTAATCCCTGCAACGCGCCGTACACCGCCGTGCCAAGCAGCGGAATGCCGGACGGTTTAAGGATTTTCATCGCCGCGAGCCCCGCTGGTGTGACCGGAATTTTCACCACCAGACCTGGCACCCGCTGCGCCAGCTGTTCCGCTTCACGGACCATTTGCGGTGTGTCGACCGCGACGACCTGCGCGAAAAGTTTGCCTTCGCCGTTCAACGCATCCTGTAAGGCGGGCAGCAGATCCCAGAGCTTCACGCCCGCGCGCGCCACAATGGAAGGATTAGTGGTCACGCCCTGTAACGGCAGAATGCCCGCCAGGCGTTTGACGGCCGCGACATCTGCCGTATCGAGATACAGTTCCATAACGACTCCTGTTTTGAGCAAGTTAACATTGCCGTCATCTTAAATCAGTTGGTGCGGATAAAGCTGATCGCCGTCAATAAAACTTTCATTCGAAAGTTACATCATTTTCTAATGAAAGATAAAAGGCGTATTCACCATGATCTTTAATCTGCAACGCTACTCCACCCATGACGGGCCGGGCATCCGTACCGTGGTCTTCCTGAAGGGCTGTTCACTCGGCTGCCGCTGGTGTCAGAACCCGGAGAGCCGACGCCGTCAGCGCGACGTGCTGTTTGACGAGCGGTTGTGCCTGAGCGGCTGCGATCTCTGCACGCGGGCATGTCCGCAGGCGATTGACCGCAATGGCGAGACCTTAGTGATTGACCGTGCGGCGCTGGATGATGCCGCGCTCGATACGCTCACCGATTGCTGCCCCACGCAGGCCCTGAGCGTGTGCGGCGAATCCCGCAGCGTCGAGTCGATCATGGAAACCGTACTGCGCGACCGGCCGTTTTACGCCCGCAGCGGCGGCGGGATTACGCTTTCCGGCGGCGAGCCGTTCATGCAACCGGAGATGGCAAAAGCGCTGTTACAGCGCAGCCGCGAGGCGGGCATCCATACGGCGGTGGAATCCTGTCTGCATGTGCCGTGGAAACATATCGCCCCGTCATTGCCGTTTCTTGATTTGCTGCTGGCCGACTTAAAGCATGTCGACCCCAAGCGCTTTCACGCCTGGACCGACGGCAGCGCCGCACGCGTAGTAGATAATTTTCGCCGCCTGGCGGCGGCGGGCGTGGAGATGACCATTCGCGTTCCGCTGATCCCTGGCTTTAACGCCGATGAAGCCTCTATTCGCGCCATTACGGATTTCGCCGCTGATGAAACCGGCGCTCGTCATATTCATTTTCTGCCCTACCACACCCTTGGCATTAACAAGTATCGCCTGCTGGACTGGCCCTATCTGGCACCGGCAACGCCGCTCGACGAACCGGCGCTGCTGGCGTTTGCCGAAGATTACGCCCGCCAGAAAGGACTCACCGCCTGGATAAGAGGATAACCACCATGACCGAACTCAATCTCAGTTTTCTGCCTGAACGCATCAAAGCCCATAAAGCGGCGCTGGTGCACATCGTCCGTCCGCCGGTCTGTACCGAGCGGGCGCAGCACTACACCGCAGTCTATCAGCAGCATCAGGATAAACCGTTGCCGGTACGCCGCGCGCTGGCGCTGGCGCATCATCTGGCGAACCGCACCATTTGGATCAAACATGACGAGCTGATTGTCGGCAATCAGGCAAGCCAGGTGCGCGCGGCGCCCTTTTTCCCGGAGTACACCGTCAGTTGGATTGAGAAAGAGATAGACGATCTCGCCGACCGTCCAGGCGCCGGTTTCTCTGTCAGCCCGCAGGACAAAGCGGTAATGCACGAAATTTGCCCGTGGTGGCGCGGCCAGACCGTGCAGGATCGTTGCTACGGCATGTTTACTGATGAGCAAAAAGAACTGCTGGCGTCAGGCATTATCAAAGCGGAAGGGAATATGACCTCCGGCGACGCGCATCTGGCGGTGAATTTCCCGCTGCTACTGGAGAATGGTCTCGACGGCCTGCGCGCCAGAGTGGCGGAGCGCCGCGCGCGTCTGCTGCTGACCGATCAGGATGACCTGCATAAAGAACAGTTTCTGAAAGCGATCGACATTACCTTTAGCGCGCTCAGCGAGCATATTCAGCGGTATGCGGCGCTGGCGGCCCGTATGGCGCAGGAAGAGAGCCGCCCGGCGCGGCGCGATGAGCTGCTTGCTATTTCCGCTAACTGCGAACA
Encoded proteins:
- the sapF gene encoding Peptide transport system ATP-binding protein sapF, which gives rise to METLLQVRNLSKTYRYRTGWFRRQTVEAVKPLSFTLRERQTLAIIGENGSGKSTLAKMLAGMVAPTTGDLVIDDHPLTFGDYSFRSQRIRMIFQDPSTSLNPRQRISQILDFPLRLNTDLEPEARAKRIKETLRMVGLLPDHVSYYPHMLAPGQKQRLGLARALILRPKVIIADEALASLDMSMRSQLINLMLELQEKQGISYIYVTQHIGMMKHISDQVMVMHQGEVVERGSTADVLASPLHDLTKRLIASHFGEALTADAWRKDR
- the fabI gene encoding Enoyl-[acyl-carrier-protein] reductase [NADH] gives rise to the protein MGFLTGKRILVTGVASKLSIAYGIAQAMHREGAELAFTYQNDKLKGRVEEFAAQLDSSIVLPCDVAEDESIDALFTELAKVWPKFDGFVHSIGFAPADQLDGDYVNAVTREGFKIAHDISAYSFVAMAKACRSMLNPNAALLTLSYLGAERAIPNYNVMGLAKASLEANVRYMANAMGPDGVRVNAISAGPIRTLAASGIKDFRKMLAHCEAVTPIRRTVTIEDVGNSAAFLCSDLSGGITGEVVHVDGGFSIAAMNELELK
- the yciW gene encoding Uncharacterized protein yciW; translated protein: MEQRRLTGKSHWYHETQSSLCPADPLPLVPEAAKVEDRFLLDLPLDDVNIAAHAPWCDAARALIPSLLPDKHDVTRLHTLSVYDRLSTALTVAQVCGVQRLCNHYAARLAPEPGPDSSRESNRRLTLLTQTARQLASSPTLIDSAARTQLEDAGLSVHDIVTFTQIIGFVGFQARAVALLQAQPGQPARWLPGIDMQQDAPASLFTAHEPRWQPDLPTLEMGWASAEQQAAYNAALDEPLLQPLLSLLAHDACALQGLAALLASLRGHEITPDAALVALVSARINGSVSCFDEAALRLRDAPGLADAARNGERALLAWSHNHQSARAIIQAMQMLTRAPARFGHAQLEPLTDAGFDAQTALRLLAWGSVCGWVNRLRLGLGVTTQPAAV
- the rnb gene encoding Exoribonuclease 2, translated to MFQDNPLLAQLKQQLHSQTPRAEGVVKATEKGFGFLEVDAQKSYFIPPPQMKKVMHGDRVIAVIHTEKEKESAEPEELIEPFLTRFVGRVQKKDDRLSIVPDHPLLKDAIPCRAERGVSHDFQNGDWAVAEMRRHPLKGDRGFYAELTQFITFGDDHFVPWWVTLARHNLEREAPDGVATEMLDENLTREDLTALDFVTIDSASTEDMDDALYVETLDGDRLQLTVAIADPTAWIAEGSKLDNIAKVRAFTNYLPGFNIPMLPRELSDDLCSLREGVQRPALVCRMIIDAEGAISDEIHFFAATIESKAKLAYDDVSNWLEEKGDWQPGSEAIAAQIRLLQQICQRRSAWRVKNALVFKDRPDYRFVLGEKGEVLDIIAEPRRIANRIVEESMIAANICAARVLRDKLGFGVYNVHAGFDPASTEQLATLLQSHGMHVDASDVLTLPGFCKLRRELDAQPSGFLDSRIRRFQSFAEISTEPGPHFGLGLEAYATWTSPIRKYGDMVNHRLLKAIIKGESAARPQEESTVQMAERRRLNRMAERDVGDWLYARFLKDKAGTDTRFAAEIIDVSRGGMRVRLVDNGAVAFIPAPFLHAVRDELVCSQENGTVQIKGETVYKVTDVIDVTIAEVRMETRSVIARPVA
- the gmr gene encoding Protein gmr, translating into MPAESGCAVCAAPGVGSGESMKDDLDNNLLYRYCGATSPFWRLPLDSNALQLAASEEAVTSHVVPLTPEQAAQIRTMSVITSSVTLSLSLFGELVPVHLVGRKVSRKEWAGTASAWHDTTSVARDLVQGLSFAEQVVSEANSVIVILDRHGNIQRFNRLSEEYTGLKEQEVIGQNVFTLFMSPAEASASRRNVTGFFRNGSSYEVERWIKTRKGQRLFLFRNKFVHSGSGRNEIFLICSGTDITEERRAQERLRVLANTDAITGLPNRNAIHEMISDAIAKRGETQVGIVYLDLDNFKKVNDAYGHMFGDQLLQAVSLAILSCLEKDQVLARLGGDEFIVMATDTSQAALEAMSSRIITRLKHPFRIGLIEVYTGCSLGIALAPQHGDDRESVIRNADTAMYTAKENGRGKFCVFCPEMNQRVFEYLWLDTNLRKALEKNQLVIHYQPKITASGEVDSLEALVRWQSPERGLIPPLDFISYAEESGLIVPLGRWVMLDVVRQVAKWRDDGMLLRVAVNVSARQLADQTLISDLRQALADMHFTRSPIDVEITESCLIDNADLALSVIGAFSALGAQVHLDDFGTGYSSLSQLARFPLDAIKLDQSFVRDIHKQPVSQSLVHAIVAVAKALDLKVIAEGVESEEEDAFLTQNGVDQRQGFLFARPMTASELERWYQHYRKGKQTP
- a CDS encoding UPF0509 protein ESA_01586, which codes for MPTVNPQQLADRIDTVLDILVAGDYHSAIHNLEILKAELLALGQQGEEPGDKKEKAPWEI
- the fsa gene encoding Probable fructose-6-phosphate aldolase, translating into MLKTGVVMELYLDTADVAAVKRLAGILPLQGVTTNPSIVARAGVKLWDLLPALQDALNGEGKLFAQVVAVDTPQMVREAEQLAQRVPGLVVKIPVTPAGLAAMKILKPSGIPLLGTAVYGALQGLMAALAGAEYVAPYVNRLDAQGGDGVATVSELQELLTLHAPQSKVLAASFRTPQQALGCLLAGCQSITLPVDVADQLLNTPAVAAAVDGFGREWQQAFGTLSL
- the ybiY gene encoding Putative pyruvate formate-lyase 3-activating enzyme codes for the protein MKGVFTMIFNLQRYSTHDGPGIRTVVFLKGCSLGCRWCQNPESRRRQRDVLFDERLCLSGCDLCTRACPQAIDRNGETLVIDRAALDDAALDTLTDCCPTQALSVCGESRSVESIMETVLRDRPFYARSGGGITLSGGEPFMQPEMAKALLQRSREAGIHTAVESCLHVPWKHIAPSLPFLDLLLADLKHVDPKRFHAWTDGSAARVVDNFRRLAAAGVEMTIRVPLIPGFNADEASIRAITDFAADETGARHIHFLPYHTLGINKYRLLDWPYLAPATPLDEPALLAFAEDYARQKGLTAWIRG